The nucleotide sequence TCAACAAATGGAAAAGCGATTGGGATTGATTTAGGATTAACTCATTTTGCGATTACCAGCGAAGGTTCCAAATACAGTAATCCTAAACACTTGATCAAACATGAGCGCAATTTAAAACGGAAACAACAAAAACTGTCTCGGAAGCAGAAAGGAAGTAAGAGTAGACAAAAGGCTAGATTAAAAGTTGCCAAAGTCCACGCTAAAATCTCTCGTTGTCGAGAAGATTTTCTACACAAACTATCCCGCAAGATAGTTAATGAAAACCAAATTATTGCGGTAGAAGATCTGGCGGTTAAGAATCTGGTTAGAAACCCTAAATTAGCTAAGGCGATTAGTGATTGTGGCTGGGGAATGTTCTGTACAATGTTGAAATATAAAGCGGAAAAAGAAGGGAAAAATTATCAAGAAGTTGATCGATTTTTCCCTTCTTCTAAAACTTGTAATGTCTGCCTAAATCAAGTGGGTAGTTTACCGCTTGAGATTAGAAGGTGGACTTGCAAACATTGTCAAACTACCCATGATCGTGATATAAACGCTTCCATCAATATCAAGAATGAAGCCTTGCGGATTTTGTCGTTAGGAACTAGCGACACTGCCAATCTGAGGGGATGTAGGTCGTCTGGTAAAACTATGTGCCAAGCACAGGCTTCGCCAACGGTTCTATCAGATGCTATCCCCATCGAAGTTGGAAGCCCACACTTACTCGTAGAGAAGTGTGGGTAGTTCACTTTGATGCAGTTAAACGTCATAAACTGATTTTAAGATTAATGTTAAAGATTCAAAAAGTTGATGTTTGACTAATCTATGATTAAAAATTCACCCAAGTTAAGATATGCCTAGAGTTAGTTCACAATTATCCGATCTTCAGTGGGTCAAGCAAGTCCATGACTTCTTAATTGAAGTGGCGCGGGCTTCTTTAGCAGATACTCCGAAATTGCCAGAAAGTGTTTCCACTCAAGCTTTACCTTTAGCCCAAAAAGCCCAAAATATTCAACAAAAAGCCGGAAACACAGCCAATAATGATAAAAATTGGCAATCTCAAAAAAGTCAATGGATTGAAGAAGTACGTCAACTGTTGCTAGAATTGTCTCGAATTGCTTTATCAGAACGCCCGAAACTTCCTGAGAATATTGCTCAACGGGCGTTAACTTTGGCCGAAACAGCCCAAGATATTCAGCAAGATTTAGAAGATTCAGGACGCGATGAAACGTCTGAAAATGATGAGGATGAAACCGACGATTTTTCGGGAGACGTTGCCTTATCAGTTAATGATCTATTGAAATCTTTGAAAGACCGTTTAACTGCCGAATATCAAAGCGAAAACCCACCAGGAAACCCTCAATGGCAGCAATTGTTAACCTTACTCGATGTTGTTCAGGAGACTTACAACAGAATTCAAAAATCTTAAGTAATGCTTGATGTATTGAGAGAGGTAGAGAAATTTACCCCAGCTTTTAACAGCACAAATTTCTCCCGATCTCTCCAAACCGGAGGCAATACTTTCGGGTTATATTAGAGTTTATTAATATGATTAAATTATGCTAACTCTTAGTTCTTTAAAACCCGCAAAAATTCCCGAATAGATTTACAGGCCGTCAACGGTCAACCATCAACCGTCAACCGACAACGATTAACCGACAACCCACTTGGAGGAAATGCCCATCCCCTTTAGAATGCTATGTGGGGAGTTTCCCCAATTTAATGATTTCAAAAAGCTTGGAGAACGATTCGTGGATTTATCGAAGATTCCGCCCCAACCTAAACCGGGCTTAATTAACGTTTTGATTGAGATCCCGGCCGGAAGCAAAAACAAATACGAATACGATAAAGAGCTACAAGCCTTTGCTCTGGATCGGGTGTTGTTTGCCTCTGTCCAGTATCCCTTTGATTATGGCTTTATTCCCAATACCTTAGCCGATGATGGAGATCCCCTAGACGGGTTGGTGATCATGGATCAACCTACATTCCCAGGATGTGTGATCGCCGCGCGACCTATTGGTATGTTAGAAATGATAGATGGTGGCGATCGGGATGAAAAAATTCTCTGTGTTCCCGCCGCCGACCCCCGCTATGCAGAAGTGAAATCTCTTAAAGATATTCCCCATCATCGCCTAGAAGAAATTGCTGAATTTTTCAGAACCTACAAAAACCTAGAACGCAAAGTTACTGAAATTCTGGGTTGGCAGGATGTGGATCAAGTTGCTCCGATTGTGGAAAAGTGTATTCAAGCTGGAAACAGTAAACAGTAATCAGTGTAGAGACGTTGAATTCAACGTCTCTACCGATGACTGATTGCTGATTACTGATTACTGAAATGTACCGAACACTACTATACGCTAAGATTCATAACTGTACTCTCACCGCAGCCAATGTTAACTATGTGGGGAGTATCACGATTGATCAATCTCTACTGGATGCTGCGGGCATTTTTGTTCATGAACAAGTACAAGTGGTGAATGTTGCCAATGGGGAACGATTTATCACCTATATCATCCCAGGTGAGGCTAACTCCGGGGCGATCGAATTGAATGGGGCGGCGGCTCGTTTGGGCGTTGTTGGCGATCGCTTAATTGTGATGTCTTATGCACAATTCACCCTCGAAGAAACAACAACGCATCAACCTAGAGTCGTGTTAGTCGATGAGAATAATCGAATTGTGGAAATTCGAGGCTAAAATAATTTTACCCCTGTGATAAAATACAACAGGTTGTAAACTCACCTGCAAGGCTGAACACACCCGGAGTGCAGCCCCGCGCTCTCCTTAACTCGCTTGAAAAATCAGGGAATCTTGAACCCCTTTGACCCCTCTCGGTGTTCAGTCCGATGACTAGGGCTGATCGGGAAAAAAATTGAATATGCCCTTTGGGGTGCCGGGTGTCGGCCTAAGTAATACCGGGCTATTACCAAAGATTGTGGGGTGTACGGGTTGTATCACCACCATCTCCAAAGGGAAGGTCAGACCCAAACCCGACTCGTCGGGTAGAGGCTGTCCCAACAAAGCAGAAAGCCTGCACTGTACCCCTGGTTAGTGCAGGGTAAGTCACCGTTATACGTCCAAGGCTAAAACAAACGATGCCAGTTTCTGATCCGCCAGCCCAGAACCCACAGTCCTCCGATGAAGCAACCCCCATGGATAAGAACTCTGCGACTGATTTTTCCGTGCGATTCTGGGGGGTAAGAGGTAATATACCCACGCCCGGATCTCAAACGGTTCGATATGGAGGCAATACCTCCTGCGTAGAAATGCGCTTGGGTGAAAAACGTTTGATTTTTGATGCAGGTACAGGCTTAAGAGTCTTGGGAATGGATCTGCTCAAACAGATGCCCGTAGAAGCCTATCTGTTCTTTTCCCATACCCATTGGGATCATATTCAAGGGTTTC is from Planktothrix serta PCC 8927 and encodes:
- a CDS encoding RNA-guided endonuclease InsQ/TnpB family protein, whose protein sequence is MFQAYKYRIYPNTEQQIALAKSFGCCRWYWNYALNLCQETYKTTGKGLSRPAIQGLLPQLKKEYPWLTDAYSQCLQVVALNLSAAYKNFFDKRAKLPRFKSKHGRQSISYPQNVKFEGDYLKLPGKIGLVYCRRHREFEGTIKTVTVSKNSEGKYYASVLVDDGKETPNLSTNGKAIGIDLGLTHFAITSEGSKYSNPKHLIKHERNLKRKQQKLSRKQKGSKSRQKARLKVAKVHAKISRCREDFLHKLSRKIVNENQIIAVEDLAVKNLVRNPKLAKAISDCGWGMFCTMLKYKAEKEGKNYQEVDRFFPSSKTCNVCLNQVGSLPLEIRRWTCKHCQTTHDRDINASINIKNEALRILSLGTSDTANLRGCRSSGKTMCQAQASPTVLSDAIPIEVGSPHLLVEKCG
- a CDS encoding inorganic diphosphatase produces the protein MDLSKIPPQPKPGLINVLIEIPAGSKNKYEYDKELQAFALDRVLFASVQYPFDYGFIPNTLADDGDPLDGLVIMDQPTFPGCVIAARPIGMLEMIDGGDRDEKILCVPAADPRYAEVKSLKDIPHHRLEEIAEFFRTYKNLERKVTEILGWQDVDQVAPIVEKCIQAGNSKQ
- the panD gene encoding aspartate 1-decarboxylase, encoding MYRTLLYAKIHNCTLTAANVNYVGSITIDQSLLDAAGIFVHEQVQVVNVANGERFITYIIPGEANSGAIELNGAAARLGVVGDRLIVMSYAQFTLEETTTHQPRVVLVDENNRIVEIRG